Genomic window (Candidatus Nitrosocosmicus franklandus):
TTCAATCGCTAAAGGTTAATTTATCCAACTCTAATTTGTTGGATGGTAAGTTTCAAAAATTCTCTTTTTAATATCTATATGGTTACATAATATGCCATAAGATTAGTTCATTATCTTTGTTACAACTATTTGGCATTGTAATATGACATCATAGCATAGTTATAGAAGTATTCTTCGCTAGTGATTGTATATTTTGCTCAAAAGAGTAAGACTAAATTAGCAATCCGGAGAGAGGTTTCACCTGAAAATTAATTTCTTTCTTTGAATGTTTCGAAAATCAAAATTATTCATTACATATTCCCATGCAAGGGAGAGGTCTATGAGACATTCAAAAAAAAGACTTTCAGTCAAATTCTCTAACTGTAAATCCTTACCAATAGAGATATTGTTAAAATATTTTCCGTTAAATTCTGCTGTGATCTTAAAGTTCTTATCCTCATAAATATCATTTAAGGATTCAATAAACTGTTGCTTTATTTTTGTGCTTTTTATGCTACTTAATGCTTCTTTGTCTATATCGTCAAGCCTCCAATGCCAACCTACGACCACGCAGTTTTGAATTGCATAATTTTTAATGTAATCTAAAGTTATAGAGATCGTTTTGCCATCATTAAAGAAAATCCATAATTTGTAATAGAGGCCTGGATGAAGTTTATCTTCTTCCCTGTAAGACAAATCAGGCGCTTCATCAAGCCATTTCTTTATTTTATTTATCATAG
Coding sequences:
- a CDS encoding DUF2299 family protein; the protein is MELNKIKHQESQVENLSYYSMINKIKKWLDEAPDLSYREEDKLHPGLYYKLWIFFNDGKTISITLDYIKNYAIQNCVVVGWHWRLDDIDKEALSSIKSTKIKQQFIESLNDIYEDKNFKITAEFNGKYFNNISIGKDLQLENLTESLFFECLIDLSLAWEYVMNNFDFRNIQRKKLIFR